One Brachyspira suanatina DNA segment encodes these proteins:
- a CDS encoding TrkH family potassium uptake protein: protein MKNIFNNKVNNQSNPNKSLIQAVDEFLRRISNLIAIAGSIFAIFVLLMQVRQISIYNFYIYNYDKIINIITICFVFILIDQIRIAPRKLYIVVPIIQLIGLLLLNFFSRKYYDVYANRIIWTIAGSILFFLVIVINWLRLSYSKFTLYQMIIASFIFVITLGSLLLYLPLSTVTGKLSFVDALFTATSAVCVTGLSVIDISKEFTLFGQIVLIALIQIGGLGIMSISAIVLLFSISKGSVQDRVRTLEMFNTQNKDIIQSTIKVIFLSTFLIELLGAVSLFTVMDTNDRLGMRIFSSVFHSISAFCNAGFSLYTDNLHQYSDNVVVNVTIMLLITLGGIGYPVMLTVTRAIVNKIKGQRYVFDVQARIVIFTSILLIIIGSAFIFFNEYSNSLKDLPLKEKILVSLFQSVSPRTAGFETIAYNSMSSVTIGVVIFLMFVGASPNSTGGGVKTTTLFVFIFSVITAIFNRPYIVVNGRKIKDDTVNKSVAIVTLAIAISVLASFIMFYIEKSNTMMPILFEAISAISTVGLSLGITPTVTVWSKLILIVLMFIGRVGYLTLFMSIGSINKGKYGIIDLPTGEVTIG from the coding sequence ATGAAAAATATTTTTAATAATAAAGTTAATAATCAAAGTAATCCAAATAAAAGCTTAATTCAGGCTGTAGATGAGTTTTTAAGAAGAATATCAAATTTAATAGCTATAGCTGGTTCAATATTTGCAATATTTGTTCTTTTAATGCAGGTAAGGCAGATTAGTATTTACAACTTTTATATATATAATTATGATAAAATTATTAATATCATAACAATATGTTTTGTATTTATACTTATAGATCAAATAAGAATAGCACCAAGAAAACTTTATATAGTTGTGCCGATTATTCAGCTTATAGGTTTATTGCTTTTAAATTTTTTCAGCAGAAAATATTACGATGTATATGCAAACAGAATAATATGGACTATAGCAGGTTCTATACTTTTCTTTTTAGTTATAGTTATAAATTGGCTTAGGCTTTCATATTCAAAATTTACATTATATCAAATGATTATAGCTTCTTTTATATTTGTTATAACATTAGGAAGTTTACTTTTATATTTGCCTTTAAGTACTGTAACAGGTAAATTATCATTTGTAGATGCTTTATTTACTGCTACTAGTGCTGTATGTGTTACAGGGCTAAGTGTTATAGATATTTCAAAAGAGTTTACTTTATTCGGACAGATTGTATTGATTGCTCTTATTCAAATAGGAGGACTTGGTATTATGTCCATATCAGCAATAGTGCTTTTATTTTCTATAAGTAAGGGTAGTGTTCAGGATAGGGTAAGAACTTTAGAGATGTTTAATACACAGAATAAAGATATAATACAATCTACTATAAAAGTGATCTTTTTATCAACATTTTTAATAGAATTATTGGGTGCTGTTTCTTTATTTACTGTTATGGATACTAATGATAGATTGGGAATGCGTATATTTTCTTCGGTGTTTCACTCTATAAGTGCATTTTGTAATGCCGGATTCTCTCTTTATACAGATAATCTTCATCAATATTCTGATAATGTTGTAGTGAATGTTACTATTATGCTTCTTATCACTCTTGGAGGTATAGGATATCCTGTTATGCTTACTGTTACTAGGGCTATCGTTAATAAGATAAAAGGACAAAGATATGTATTTGATGTTCAGGCTAGAATAGTAATATTTACAAGTATTCTTCTTATAATAATTGGAAGTGCTTTTATATTTTTTAATGAATATTCAAATTCACTTAAAGATTTGCCTTTAAAAGAGAAGATATTGGTTTCTTTATTTCAAAGTGTAAGTCCAAGAACGGCAGGTTTTGAAACTATTGCTTATAATTCCATGAGCAGTGTTACTATAGGAGTTGTTATATTTTTAATGTTTGTAGGAGCTTCTCCAAACAGTACAGGAGGAGGAGTAAAAACTACTACTTTATTTGTATTTATATTTTCAGTAATCACAGCAATTTTTAATAGACCATATATTGTAGTTAATGGCAGAAAAATAAAAGATGATACAGTTAATAAATCCGTTGCTATAGTTACGCTTGCAATAGCTATTTCTGTATTAGCTTCATTTATTATGTTTTATATAGAAAAGTCAAATACTATGATGCCTATACTTTTTGAAGCTATATCTGCAATAAGTACAGTAGGGCTTTCTCTTGGTATAACTCCTACAGTTACAGTATGGAGTAAATTAATACTTATAGTTTTAATGTTTATAGGACGTGTTGGTTATCTTACTTTATTTATGAGTATAGGTTCTATTAATAAAGGCAAATACGGCATAATAGATTTACCTACAGGTGAGGTAACTATAGGATAA